One window from the genome of Haladaptatus paucihalophilus DX253 encodes:
- a CDS encoding valine--tRNA ligase — MTDVPSDYEPERIEQKWQEEWQDSDVYTPDGDLEYVIDTPPPYPTGRLHIGHGLQWSYIDFAARYHRLRGEEVLFPQGWDCHGLPTEVKVEENHGIHRTEVSREEFRRLCIEHTEEQIDSMKETMNELGFSIDWNAEFRTMDPEYWGKTQRSFVEMEESVYRDEHPVNWCPRCETAIADAEVENEDRTGTLYYVTFEGVGNDDIEIATTRPELLAACVGMAVDPEDERYADRIGETFEVPLFGQEIELVGDDDVDGEFGTGAVMICTFGDKQDVDWWARHDLDLRPVFTEDGRLNELADEFEGLTIDEAKTEVAETLDEEGYLNDSETTEQSVGTCWRCDTPIEILSKEQWFVEVEPDKIVEKAKEVKWIPEHMYTRLEEWADGMSWDWVISRQRVFATPIPAWECEECGHWHIADIEELPVDPTETGPAVGDCPECGGDSWVGETDVMDTWMDSSITPLHISGWPEDIELDEFEPVALRPQGHDIIRTWAFYTLLRVGELTGERPWDEILINGMVFGPDGNKMSKSRGNVVTPTDAVDEYGADSVRQALVLGGQPGSDVQFQPKEATSASRFLTKIWNILQFSENHFDENTPEISDPAYRDADRWILSRLSHTAESVSDDMKRYRYDRALRTLREFVWEDLADDYLELVKGRLYEGRPGERNAARHALYTCVSSVVRMLSPFSPFFSEEVYSYLPGTEESVNLATWPDVEMRDDEAELAGEIIAEVASEVRAWKSDEGMALNGELDRIELYADAERHPDTYDLSEAVNGPVYLEEGRPNVELAPVGVSPDHSSIGPKFRDKAGAVVGALESTDPAELKAQLDTHGEITLDAAGEEVTLDGDWVEIEEEYRAESGEEVEVLETEHATVLVFP, encoded by the coding sequence ATGACTGACGTTCCAAGCGATTACGAACCAGAGCGTATCGAGCAAAAGTGGCAGGAGGAGTGGCAAGACTCCGACGTGTACACCCCGGACGGTGATCTGGAGTACGTCATCGACACGCCACCGCCATATCCCACTGGAAGACTCCACATCGGACACGGACTCCAGTGGAGCTACATCGACTTCGCAGCGCGCTACCACCGCCTGCGGGGCGAGGAAGTCCTGTTCCCGCAGGGATGGGACTGCCACGGCCTGCCGACGGAAGTGAAAGTCGAGGAGAACCACGGCATCCACCGGACGGAGGTCTCCCGCGAGGAGTTCCGCCGCCTCTGCATCGAGCACACCGAAGAGCAGATAGACTCGATGAAGGAGACGATGAACGAACTGGGCTTTTCCATCGACTGGAACGCCGAGTTCCGCACGATGGACCCCGAGTACTGGGGGAAGACCCAGCGCTCGTTCGTCGAGATGGAAGAGTCCGTCTACCGCGACGAACACCCCGTCAACTGGTGTCCGCGCTGTGAGACGGCCATCGCGGACGCGGAGGTCGAAAACGAGGACCGGACGGGGACGCTCTACTACGTCACATTCGAGGGCGTGGGCAACGACGATATCGAGATTGCCACGACCCGTCCCGAACTCCTCGCGGCGTGTGTCGGCATGGCCGTGGACCCCGAGGACGAACGCTACGCCGACCGAATCGGCGAGACGTTCGAGGTTCCGCTGTTCGGACAGGAGATCGAACTCGTCGGCGACGACGACGTTGACGGCGAGTTCGGAACCGGCGCGGTGATGATCTGTACGTTCGGGGACAAACAGGACGTGGACTGGTGGGCCAGACACGACCTCGACCTCCGCCCCGTCTTCACGGAAGACGGCCGCCTGAACGAACTCGCCGACGAGTTCGAGGGCCTGACCATCGACGAGGCGAAGACGGAAGTCGCCGAGACACTGGACGAGGAGGGGTACCTGAACGACTCGGAAACCACCGAACAGTCGGTCGGCACCTGCTGGCGGTGTGACACCCCCATCGAAATCCTCTCGAAGGAACAGTGGTTCGTCGAGGTCGAACCGGACAAAATCGTCGAGAAGGCGAAGGAAGTCAAGTGGATTCCAGAGCACATGTACACCCGCCTCGAAGAGTGGGCGGACGGCATGAGTTGGGACTGGGTTATCTCCCGCCAGCGCGTGTTCGCCACGCCGATTCCCGCGTGGGAGTGCGAGGAGTGCGGTCACTGGCACATCGCCGACATCGAGGAACTGCCCGTCGACCCGACGGAAACTGGCCCCGCAGTCGGCGACTGTCCCGAGTGCGGCGGGGATTCGTGGGTCGGTGAAACCGACGTGATGGACACGTGGATGGACTCGTCCATCACGCCGCTTCACATCAGCGGATGGCCCGAGGACATCGAACTGGACGAGTTCGAACCGGTGGCGCTCCGCCCGCAGGGGCACGACATCATCCGAACGTGGGCGTTCTACACGCTCCTCCGCGTCGGCGAACTCACCGGCGAGCGGCCGTGGGATGAAATCCTCATCAACGGCATGGTGTTCGGTCCGGACGGCAACAAGATGAGCAAGTCGCGGGGGAACGTCGTCACGCCGACGGACGCCGTGGACGAGTACGGTGCCGACTCGGTTCGACAGGCGCTGGTCCTCGGCGGCCAGCCCGGAAGCGACGTGCAGTTCCAGCCGAAGGAAGCGACGTCCGCCTCGCGGTTCCTCACCAAAATCTGGAACATCCTCCAGTTCTCGGAGAACCACTTCGACGAGAACACGCCGGAGATCAGCGACCCGGCCTACCGCGACGCGGACCGCTGGATTCTCTCCCGACTGTCGCACACCGCCGAAAGCGTGAGCGACGATATGAAGCGGTATCGCTACGATAGGGCGCTTCGAACGCTCCGAGAGTTCGTCTGGGAGGACCTCGCGGACGACTACCTCGAACTGGTGAAGGGTCGCCTCTACGAGGGACGGCCGGGCGAGCGAAACGCCGCGCGCCACGCGCTGTACACGTGTGTTTCCTCCGTCGTTCGCATGCTGTCCCCCTTCTCGCCCTTCTTCAGCGAGGAGGTCTACAGCTACCTCCCCGGAACCGAAGAAAGCGTCAATCTGGCCACGTGGCCGGACGTCGAGATGCGCGACGACGAGGCCGAACTCGCGGGCGAAATCATCGCCGAGGTTGCGAGCGAGGTCCGGGCGTGGAAATCCGACGAGGGAATGGCCCTCAACGGCGAACTCGACCGCATCGAACTGTACGCCGACGCGGAGCGTCACCCCGACACCTACGACCTGAGCGAAGCGGTGAACGGCCCGGTTTACCTCGAAGAGGGACGGCCGAACGTCGAACTCGCGCCGGTCGGCGTCAGCCCCGACCACTCGTCCATCGGGCCGAAGTTCCGCGACAAGGCGGGTGCGGTCGTCGGCGCGCTCGAATCGACGGACCCCGCCGAACTCAAAGCGCAGTTGGACACCCACGGCGAAATCACGTTGGACGCCGCGGGCGAAGAGGTCACCCTCGACGGCGACTGGGTGGAAATCGAAGAGGAGTATCGCGCCGAGAGCGGCGAAGAAGTCGAAGTGCTCGAAACGGAGCACGCGACGGTTCTCGTCTTCCCGTAG
- the gnd gene encoding phosphogluconate dehydrogenase (NAD(+)-dependent, decarboxylating), whose translation MQLGVIGLGRMGRIVVDRTLDAGHDIVAYDVAEEAVESAAKAGAEPADSVADLAEKLGEEKRIWLMVPAGEPVDAALEDLEPYLDGDDVVVDGGNSYFEDSVRRGETTSAAYLDCGTSGGPAGAELGFSLMVGGPEWAYDELTPVFDAVATGPDGHDRMGESGSGHYVKMVHNGVEYALMQTYGEGFELLHEGRYDLDLEAVARTWNNGAVIRSWLLELCEEAFREEGTDLGDVADHIAGGSTGTWTVQEALEQEVPVPLIYEALSERFGSRAPEDGRFSRRLANRLRYGFGRHEVKRD comes from the coding sequence ATGCAACTGGGCGTCATCGGATTGGGGCGAATGGGTCGAATCGTAGTGGACAGAACGCTGGATGCCGGACACGACATCGTTGCCTACGACGTGGCCGAGGAGGCGGTTGAATCCGCGGCGAAAGCGGGTGCGGAACCGGCCGATTCGGTCGCCGACCTCGCCGAGAAACTGGGCGAGGAGAAACGAATCTGGCTGATGGTGCCCGCCGGGGAACCGGTGGACGCCGCGCTCGAAGACTTGGAACCGTACCTCGACGGTGACGACGTGGTGGTCGATGGCGGGAACTCCTACTTCGAGGATTCCGTCCGCCGCGGGGAAACCACCTCGGCGGCGTACCTCGACTGCGGGACGAGCGGCGGCCCAGCGGGTGCCGAACTCGGCTTCTCGCTCATGGTCGGCGGCCCAGAGTGGGCCTACGACGAACTGACCCCCGTATTCGACGCCGTGGCGACCGGCCCGGACGGCCACGACCGGATGGGCGAATCCGGGTCGGGCCACTACGTCAAGATGGTTCACAACGGCGTCGAGTACGCGCTGATGCAGACCTACGGCGAGGGCTTCGAACTGCTCCACGAGGGACGATACGACCTCGATTTGGAGGCTGTCGCCCGGACGTGGAACAACGGCGCGGTCATCCGCTCGTGGCTCCTCGAACTCTGCGAGGAGGCGTTCCGCGAGGAGGGCACCGACTTGGGTGACGTCGCCGACCACATCGCGGGCGGCTCGACAGGGACGTGGACGGTACAGGAGGCGCTCGAACAGGAAGTTCCGGTGCCGCTCATCTACGAGGCGCTCTCCGAGCGGTTCGGCAGTCGCGCGCCCGAGGACGGCCGTTTCTCGCGGCGACTGGCGAACCGACTCCGGTACGGCTTCGGTCGCCACGAAGTCAAACGGGACTGA
- a CDS encoding FkbM family methyltransferase — translation MPDAIADAVSKLPRPVITALQNTPIDDLYQYSRYLTVDVREIRLTKGSTTESLYAPKRSHLYRILGRGDEYEPQLTAAISDEFDADDTFYDVGSQFGYFTTLAKACGVPDDRIHGFEANDYHYRVLNRTHATDGASITHAYVGERTTAEMLALEAYDGDAPSVVKIDVEGYEYNVLRGMGEKLDDVRCLFVEIHPKFLARANDTPRDVFELLQDEGFELTATEHREENTWESLSDAKLPQDHAYLLRAKR, via the coding sequence ATGCCGGATGCCATCGCAGACGCGGTATCGAAACTTCCGCGGCCGGTCATCACCGCGTTACAGAACACGCCCATCGACGACCTCTATCAGTACAGCCGATACCTGACGGTCGACGTGCGAGAGATTCGATTGACGAAAGGGTCCACAACGGAGTCGCTCTACGCTCCGAAACGGTCCCACCTGTATCGGATACTCGGTCGTGGTGACGAGTACGAACCGCAGTTGACGGCCGCCATTTCCGACGAATTCGATGCCGATGACACGTTTTACGACGTCGGGAGCCAGTTCGGTTACTTCACCACGTTGGCCAAGGCGTGCGGCGTTCCGGACGACCGGATACACGGATTCGAAGCGAACGACTACCACTATCGCGTCCTGAACAGGACGCACGCGACAGACGGCGCATCCATCACACACGCCTACGTCGGGGAGCGAACGACGGCAGAGATGTTGGCGCTCGAAGCGTACGACGGTGACGCCCCGAGCGTGGTCAAAATCGACGTCGAAGGATACGAGTACAACGTTCTTCGGGGAATGGGCGAGAAACTGGACGACGTTCGCTGTCTGTTCGTCGAAATCCATCCGAAATTTTTGGCGCGAGCGAACGACACGCCACGGGACGTGTTCGAGTTGCTGCAAGACGAAGGGTTCGAACTGACCGCGACGGAGCATCGGGAGGAGAACACGTGGGAATCCCTTTCGGACGCGAAACTCCCGCAAGACCACGCGTACTTGCTCCGAGCAAAGCGGTAG
- a CDS encoding 2Fe-2S iron-sulfur cluster-binding protein, translated as MVNELGLGLGLLLALVVVALHYTKGTEWRIADDISQEVLDRRAASVPETNFPEPMNRSIGGGGAVAIGGGAEGELADEGAEEEDEGFDPSAIPEDEVEYFEVEYVNEGETIEVASNETILEAGEDEGWDLPYSCREGQCLSCGARIAEGDPDDIVHSNNDTLSDEELDNGYFLSCTAYPQADLSVETNETP; from the coding sequence ATGGTAAACGAACTGGGTCTGGGACTCGGGCTACTACTCGCCCTCGTCGTGGTGGCTCTGCACTACACGAAGGGTACCGAGTGGCGAATCGCAGACGACATCTCCCAAGAAGTGCTCGACCGACGAGCGGCGAGCGTTCCCGAAACCAACTTCCCCGAACCGATGAACCGGTCCATCGGCGGTGGCGGTGCTGTCGCTATCGGCGGCGGTGCGGAGGGCGAACTCGCCGATGAAGGTGCCGAGGAGGAGGACGAAGGCTTCGACCCGTCCGCAATCCCGGAGGACGAAGTCGAGTACTTCGAAGTCGAGTACGTCAACGAAGGCGAAACCATCGAAGTCGCCAGCAACGAAACCATCCTCGAAGCGGGTGAGGACGAAGGCTGGGACCTACCGTACTCCTGCCGGGAAGGTCAGTGTCTGTCCTGTGGTGCGCGCATCGCGGAGGGCGACCCCGACGACATCGTTCACAGCAACAACGACACGCTCAGCGACGAGGAACTCGACAACGGATACTTCCTCTCCTGTACCGCCTACCCGCAGGCGGACCTCAGCGTCGAGACGAACGAAACGCCGTAA